In a genomic window of Glycine max cultivar Williams 82 chromosome 13, Glycine_max_v4.0, whole genome shotgun sequence:
- the LOC100785486 gene encoding annexin D3 isoform X1, with amino-acid sequence MASLKLPEVVPSPTQDSERLRKAFQGYGTDEKAVILVLGHRNAQQRKEIRETYQQLYNESLIDRLNSELSGDFRNAVILWSYDPPERHAGLAKDALKAKKKGTKHLQVLVEIACASTPNHLVAVRQAYCSLFDCSLEEDIIASVAPPLRKLLVSLVSSFRYDKVAVNLEVAKEEASKLHEAINCKQLEDDHIIWILSTRNFFQLRETFACYNNLYGNTLEQDIKCGNGDLESLLHMVIWCIDCPEKHFAKVVRDSIVGFGTDEDSLNRAIVTRAEIDLLKVRFEYANVYKTSLDDDVIGDTSGNYRDFLMTLLGKGSEGE; translated from the exons ATGGCTTCATTGAAACTGCCAGAGGTTGTCCCTTCTCCTACACAAGACAGTGAACGACTCAGAAAGGCTTTCCAag GATATGGGACAGATGAGAAAGCGGTGATATTGGTATTGGGACACAGGAATGCTCAACAAAGGAAGGAAATCAGAGAAACTTATCAGCAGCTTTACAATGAATCGCTCATCGATCGTCTGAATTCTGAATTGTCTGGTGATTTTAGA AATGCTGTTATTCTCTGGAGTTATGATCCTCCAGAAAGGCATGCAGGACTAGCAAAGGATGCATTGAAGGCTAAGAAGAAGGGGACTAAACACCTTCAGGTTCTGGTTGAAATAGCATGTGCATCAACTCCTAACCATTTGGTGGCTGTGAGGCAGGCTTACTGCTCTCTCTTTGATTGCTCTCTTGAGGAGGATATCATAGCCTCTGTTGCTCCACCCCTCAGAAAG CTTTTAGTGAGCCTAGTAAGCTCATTCAGGTATGATAAAGTGGCTGTAAATTTAGAGGTAGCCAAGGAAGAGGCATCAAAACTACATGAAGCTATCAACTGCAAGCAATTAGAGGATGATCATATTATTTGGATACTTAGCACCAGGAATTTTTTCCAGCTCCGGGAAACTTTTGCATGCTACAATAACCTCTATGGGAATACGTTGGAACAG GACATAAAATGTGGTAATGGTGATTTGGAATCTCTCTTACATATGGTGATATGGTGTATAGACTGTCCTGAGAAACATTTTGCAAAG GTTGTAAGAGATTCTATTGTTGGGTTTGGAACCGATGAAGATTCCCTCAACAGAGCTATTGTAACTCGAGCCGAAATCGACCTGTTGAAAGTCAGATTTGAATATGCTAATGTGTACAAGACCAGTCTTGATGATGATGTTATTGGGGATACCTCAGGGAACTACAGAGATTTTTTGATGACTTTGTTAGGTAAAGGTTCAGAGGGAGAGTGA
- the LOC100785486 gene encoding annexin D3 isoform X2: MASLKLPEVVPSPTQDSERLRKAFQGYGTDEKAVILVLGHRNAQQRKEIRETYQQLYNESLIDRLNSELSGDFRNAVILWSYDPPERHAGLAKDALKAKKKGTKHLQVLVEIACASTPNHLVAVRQAYCSLFDCSLEEDIIASVAPPLRKLLVSLVSSFRYDKVAVNLEVAKEEASKLHEAINCKQLEDDHIIWILSTRNFFQLRETFACYNNLYGNTLEQDIKCGNGDLESLLHMVIWCIDCPEKHFAKLSHRRSFSQWHMLSTCSYTSTYFF; this comes from the exons ATGGCTTCATTGAAACTGCCAGAGGTTGTCCCTTCTCCTACACAAGACAGTGAACGACTCAGAAAGGCTTTCCAag GATATGGGACAGATGAGAAAGCGGTGATATTGGTATTGGGACACAGGAATGCTCAACAAAGGAAGGAAATCAGAGAAACTTATCAGCAGCTTTACAATGAATCGCTCATCGATCGTCTGAATTCTGAATTGTCTGGTGATTTTAGA AATGCTGTTATTCTCTGGAGTTATGATCCTCCAGAAAGGCATGCAGGACTAGCAAAGGATGCATTGAAGGCTAAGAAGAAGGGGACTAAACACCTTCAGGTTCTGGTTGAAATAGCATGTGCATCAACTCCTAACCATTTGGTGGCTGTGAGGCAGGCTTACTGCTCTCTCTTTGATTGCTCTCTTGAGGAGGATATCATAGCCTCTGTTGCTCCACCCCTCAGAAAG CTTTTAGTGAGCCTAGTAAGCTCATTCAGGTATGATAAAGTGGCTGTAAATTTAGAGGTAGCCAAGGAAGAGGCATCAAAACTACATGAAGCTATCAACTGCAAGCAATTAGAGGATGATCATATTATTTGGATACTTAGCACCAGGAATTTTTTCCAGCTCCGGGAAACTTTTGCATGCTACAATAACCTCTATGGGAATACGTTGGAACAG GACATAAAATGTGGTAATGGTGATTTGGAATCTCTCTTACATATGGTGATATGGTGTATAGACTGTCCTGAGAAACATTTTGCAAAG CTTTCCCACAGGCGGTCATTCTCACAATGGCACATGCTGTCAACTTGTTCCTATACCTCTACTTACTTTTTTTAG